The following proteins come from a genomic window of Vallitaleaceae bacterium 9-2:
- a CDS encoding phosphoglycerate kinase, protein MMLNKKSVDDIQVKGKKVLVRCDFNVPIKEGVITDLNRLNGALPTIKKLVGDGGKVILCSHMGKPKGEPKPELSLAPVAKKLAELLGQDVVFAADDTVVGDNARKAIDAMQDGDIVLLENTRYRAEETKNGEAFSKDLGSLADIFVNDAFGTAHRAHCSNVGVTEFVDTCVVGYLMQKEIDFLGNAVANPKRPFVAILGGAKVSDKINVINNLLDKVDTLIIGGGMAYTFLKAQGFSIGKSLLEEDKMDYALEMVKKAKEKGVNLLLPTDHIVATEFSNDAPFKEVEDAGEGITGDYMGLDIGSQTIAKYAAAVKDAKTVVWNGPMGVFEMENFAKGTKAIAQALAETDATTIIGGGDSAAAVNILGFGDKMTHISTGGGASLEFLEGKELPGVVAADDK, encoded by the coding sequence ATTATGTTAAACAAAAAATCAGTAGACGATATTCAGGTAAAAGGAAAAAAAGTACTCGTACGTTGTGACTTTAATGTACCAATTAAAGAAGGGGTTATTACAGACCTTAACCGCTTGAATGGAGCTTTACCTACAATTAAAAAATTAGTAGGAGATGGTGGAAAAGTTATTCTTTGTTCTCATATGGGAAAACCAAAAGGAGAACCAAAACCTGAGTTATCCTTAGCACCGGTTGCAAAAAAGTTAGCTGAACTTTTAGGGCAAGACGTTGTTTTTGCGGCAGATGATACTGTTGTAGGCGACAATGCAAGAAAAGCAATTGATGCAATGCAAGATGGAGATATCGTTTTATTAGAAAATACACGTTACAGAGCAGAAGAAACAAAAAATGGGGAAGCATTTAGCAAAGACTTGGGTTCACTTGCGGATATTTTTGTAAATGACGCTTTTGGAACAGCTCACCGTGCGCACTGCTCTAATGTTGGAGTAACAGAATTTGTTGATACATGTGTTGTTGGATATTTAATGCAAAAAGAAATTGATTTCCTTGGAAATGCCGTTGCAAATCCAAAGCGTCCATTTGTAGCTATTTTAGGAGGCGCTAAAGTATCAGATAAGATTAATGTTATCAATAACTTGCTTGACAAGGTAGATACACTAATTATTGGTGGTGGAATGGCATACACTTTCTTAAAAGCACAAGGATTTTCAATTGGTAAATCATTATTAGAAGAAGATAAAATGGACTATGCTCTTGAAATGGTTAAAAAAGCAAAAGAAAAAGGTGTTAACTTATTGCTTCCTACAGACCATATTGTTGCAACAGAATTTAGTAATGATGCGCCATTTAAAGAAGTTGAAGATGCAGGCGAAGGTATAACAGGGGACTACATGGGACTTGATATAGGTTCACAAACGATTGCAAAATATGCAGCAGCTGTTAAAGATGCAAAAACAGTTGTATGGAATGGTCCAATGGGTGTATTTGAAATGGAAAACTTTGCAAAAGGAACTAAAGCAATTGCTCAAGCATTAGCTGAAACCGATGCAACAACAATTATTGGTGGTGGCGACTCAGCAGCAGCGGTTAATATCTTAGGCTTTGGTGACAAGATGACACACATCTCAACAGGTGGTGGAGCGTCATTAGAATTTTTAGAAGGAAAAGAGTTGCCAGGTGTAGTTGCGGCAGATGATAAATAA
- a CDS encoding Rrf2 family transcriptional regulator — protein MRLSTKGRYGLRAMLDLALNSTTDVVSIKSISERQSISENYLEQIIATLKKAKFVKSTRGAKGGYSLNKDPKEISVGDILRALEGDLNPVDCIAVNEDKACDESEMCVTKYVWKKISQSINDVVDHITLEDLIREQHKIDELLNEEV, from the coding sequence ATGAGACTGTCAACGAAAGGTCGATATGGGCTTCGTGCAATGCTTGATTTAGCTTTAAATTCCACAACAGATGTGGTATCCATTAAGAGTATTTCTGAGCGCCAAAGTATTTCAGAAAACTACTTGGAGCAAATTATTGCAACATTAAAAAAAGCAAAATTTGTGAAAAGTACCCGTGGAGCCAAAGGTGGATATAGTTTAAACAAAGATCCAAAAGAAATATCTGTTGGTGATATACTTCGTGCATTAGAAGGGGATCTAAACCCTGTCGATTGTATAGCAGTAAATGAAGATAAAGCTTGTGATGAATCGGAAATGTGTGTGACCAAATACGTCTGGAAAAAGATTAGCCAAAGTATTAATGATGTTGTTGATCATATTACATTAGAAGATTTAATAAGGGAACAACATAAAATTGACGAATTATTAAATGAAGAGGTGTAA
- a CDS encoding MFS transporter, translated as MQLTKTEKSWIMYDCGNSAYSLAITTALFPVYFAMMKQGNSMDLGYFNTMASICVAMLSPILGTIADYKNFKKRFFTFFALLGICVTGLLAVIPEGQWLVLAIAYVLSAIGFAGANIFYDSFLVDVTDNERMDRVSSQGFAYGYIASVIPFVLTLVAVFLLGMDKQIGYQLGFIITALWWGLFTLPLLRNVSQTHFIEPEAKPIQKSFKRLFLTFKNIRQYKLVFTFLIAYFLYIDGVDTIIKMAVPYAQTTLGLDSMDTFMLLGILLIINIIAFPCALVYGMLAKRFSAKKMIVVAIMTYIGTTFFAYLMTELWHVFILGGLIGSAQGGIQALSRSYYAKIIPKHKSNEFFGFYNIFGKFAAIIGPFIMAFTTTVTGNARYSILSIVPLFVIGLFVFTTLPSEPQNMI; from the coding sequence ATGCAACTGACAAAAACCGAAAAAAGTTGGATTATGTATGATTGTGGTAATTCAGCATACTCATTGGCGATTACAACAGCACTGTTTCCGGTATATTTTGCGATGATGAAGCAAGGAAACAGTATGGACCTTGGGTATTTTAATACAATGGCGAGTATATGTGTTGCAATGCTTAGTCCAATTCTTGGAACAATTGCAGATTATAAAAACTTTAAAAAACGATTTTTTACTTTTTTTGCATTATTAGGTATATGTGTCACTGGATTATTAGCGGTCATTCCAGAGGGGCAATGGCTTGTTTTAGCGATAGCCTATGTACTAAGCGCCATAGGATTTGCTGGTGCTAATATTTTTTATGATTCTTTTTTGGTGGATGTGACGGACAATGAACGTATGGATCGTGTATCATCTCAAGGGTTTGCATATGGATATATAGCCAGTGTCATCCCGTTTGTATTAACTTTAGTTGCAGTTTTTCTTCTTGGGATGGATAAGCAAATAGGATACCAATTAGGTTTTATCATTACAGCCCTTTGGTGGGGACTTTTTACGTTGCCATTACTTCGCAATGTCTCTCAGACACATTTTATAGAGCCGGAGGCAAAACCAATACAAAAAAGCTTCAAGCGTCTGTTTTTAACGTTTAAAAATATACGGCAATATAAATTAGTGTTTACTTTTTTGATTGCCTATTTTCTTTACATCGATGGCGTGGATACCATCATCAAAATGGCTGTGCCCTATGCTCAAACAACCCTTGGTCTAGACTCGATGGACACATTTATGCTCTTAGGTATTTTGTTAATTATCAATATCATTGCCTTTCCATGTGCGTTAGTCTATGGCATGCTTGCCAAACGTTTTAGTGCAAAAAAAATGATTGTGGTTGCGATTATGACTTATATAGGTACTACGTTTTTTGCTTACTTAATGACGGAACTTTGGCATGTATTTATTCTAGGAGGACTTATTGGTTCTGCGCAAGGAGGAATACAAGCCCTTAGTCGTTCATACTATGCAAAAATAATACCTAAACATAAGTCCAATGAATTTTTTGGCTTTTATAATATTTTTGGTAAGTTTGCAGCTATTATTGGACCGTTTATTATGGCGTTCACAACGACAGTAACAGGCAATGCAAGATATTCAATACTATCGATTGTCCCATTGTTTGTTATTGGATTATTTGTTTTTACAACATTACCTTCTGAACCTCAAAATATGATATAA
- a CDS encoding histidinol-phosphatase HisJ family protein, giving the protein MLADYHLHSDFSGDCNVPMQQMIEAAIQKKMKRLCFTEHHDIDFPDVGIDFTLDINAYYQQFKKYKAQYADTIQLLFGIELGIQPHIYPQLSKITLEYPFDFVLASNHLADGVDPFDPKYFEGRTQEQGYRAYFEDMLYNVTHYTDYDIYSHLDYVIRYGDFENKHIHYPDYSELLDSILATIIQHGKGIELNTSGIRYGLGQPHPSYTILKRYRELGGELITLGSDAHTPKDIMRHFDEGKELLKKAGFSYFTTYVKRKPYFHRL; this is encoded by the coding sequence ATGTTAGCTGATTACCATTTACATAGTGATTTTAGTGGGGACTGTAATGTCCCTATGCAACAGATGATTGAAGCCGCCATTCAAAAAAAAATGAAGCGACTTTGCTTTACTGAACACCATGATATCGATTTTCCAGATGTCGGTATTGATTTCACCTTGGATATCAATGCATATTATCAGCAATTCAAAAAATACAAAGCGCAGTATGCTGACACAATCCAACTGCTTTTTGGCATTGAACTTGGAATTCAACCCCATATATATCCTCAGTTATCTAAGATAACGCTGGAATATCCTTTTGATTTTGTGCTCGCTTCAAATCATTTGGCTGATGGTGTCGACCCATTCGACCCTAAATATTTTGAAGGTAGAACTCAAGAACAAGGTTACAGAGCGTATTTTGAAGATATGCTTTATAATGTAACCCATTATACAGATTATGATATCTATTCCCATTTAGACTATGTCATACGCTATGGTGATTTTGAAAATAAACATATCCATTATCCAGACTATAGCGAACTTTTAGATTCTATTTTAGCTACAATCATCCAGCATGGAAAAGGTATCGAACTGAATACCTCCGGCATACGCTACGGTCTTGGGCAACCCCATCCTTCATACACTATCCTTAAGCGCTATAGGGAACTTGGTGGAGAACTTATTACTCTTGGTTCAGATGCCCATACCCCAAAAGATATTATGCGTCATTTTGATGAAGGAAAAGAACTATTAAAAAAAGCAGGCTTTTCTTATTTCACAACTTATGTGAAAAGAAAACCCTACTTTCATCGTTTATAG
- the nifS gene encoding cysteine desulfurase NifS, translating into MEKKIYLDHAATTSTRPSVVEAMLPYFTEEFGNPSSIYEFAQNAKQAIDDARQTIANAIGAESAEVFFVSGGTEADNWAISGVIENYAKKGNHIITSKIEHHAVLHTCEYLEKKGCEVTYLDVDANGMISLEELENAIKENTVLITIMFANNEIGTIQPVKEIGAIAKKHNVLFHTDAVQAFTHIPINVNEMNIDLMSLSGHKIYGPKGIGALYIRKGVRMKAYIHGGAQERRRRGGTENVPAIVGFGKAVAEAMPKLESEASREANLRDYFIQKVIDTIPYVKLNGHPTHRLPNNANISFEFIEGESLLIMLDMKNVCASSGSACTSGSLDPSHVLLAIGLPHEIAHGSLRITLGEKTTQEELDYVADELVTIVKRLREMSPVYEDYTQEKIESVIETKYNLTSKI; encoded by the coding sequence ATGGAGAAAAAAATATACTTAGATCATGCGGCTACAACATCAACAAGACCTTCTGTTGTTGAAGCGATGTTACCATACTTCACAGAAGAATTTGGCAACCCGTCGAGTATCTATGAATTTGCGCAAAATGCAAAACAAGCAATTGATGATGCACGTCAGACGATTGCAAATGCTATAGGTGCTGAATCAGCAGAAGTTTTTTTTGTGTCTGGAGGAACAGAAGCGGATAATTGGGCGATTTCAGGTGTCATTGAAAACTATGCAAAAAAAGGGAACCATATTATAACATCAAAAATCGAGCACCATGCAGTACTCCACACATGTGAATATCTTGAAAAAAAAGGATGCGAAGTGACGTATCTTGATGTAGATGCGAACGGTATGATTTCACTGGAAGAACTAGAAAATGCGATTAAAGAAAATACAGTGTTAATTACAATTATGTTTGCAAATAATGAAATCGGAACAATTCAACCCGTTAAAGAGATTGGAGCAATTGCAAAAAAACATAACGTACTTTTCCATACAGATGCAGTGCAAGCGTTTACACATATTCCCATTAATGTCAACGAAATGAATATTGACTTAATGTCATTAAGTGGTCACAAAATATATGGGCCCAAGGGTATTGGAGCCTTATACATTCGTAAAGGTGTTCGTATGAAAGCTTATATTCATGGAGGCGCCCAAGAACGCCGTCGTCGTGGTGGTACGGAAAATGTTCCGGCGATTGTAGGCTTTGGAAAAGCCGTTGCAGAAGCGATGCCAAAGTTAGAGAGCGAAGCGTCACGTGAAGCTAACCTTCGAGATTACTTCATACAAAAAGTCATAGATACGATTCCATATGTTAAACTTAATGGACATCCTACACATCGACTACCCAATAACGCCAATATCAGTTTTGAATTTATTGAAGGTGAATCCTTATTAATTATGTTAGATATGAAAAATGTGTGTGCGTCTTCAGGCTCGGCTTGTACATCAGGCTCACTTGATCCATCCCATGTGCTATTAGCCATCGGACTTCCACATGAGATTGCACATGGTTCCCTTAGGATAACACTTGGAGAAAAGACAACACAAGAAGAACTTGATTATGTGGCAGATGAACTCGTGACAATTGTTAAACGATTAAGAGAGATGTCACCTGTATATGAAGATTACACCCAAGAAAAAATTGAATCTGTCATTGAAACCAAGTATAATCTAACATCAAAAATATAG
- the tpiA gene encoding triose-phosphate isomerase: MRKMIIAGNWKMNKTPKETVELINELIPLVKTEEADVVFCVPAVSLMVATDLTKDTNIEIGAQNMYFEENGAYTGEIAPNMLTEIGVKYVVIGHSERREYFAETNETVNKKVLKAIEHDLVPILCCGEYLEQRQQGVTIDLIRQQIKIGLKDVQPEDAKKVVIAYEPIWAIGTGVTATSDQAEEVCAAIRELLVELYGQAVADEVRIQYGGSVNAANAAELFAKPNIDGGLVGGASLKADFGKIVNYK, encoded by the coding sequence ATGAGAAAAATGATTATTGCAGGAAACTGGAAAATGAATAAAACACCTAAAGAAACAGTTGAATTAATTAATGAATTGATTCCTTTAGTAAAAACAGAAGAAGCAGATGTGGTTTTTTGTGTGCCAGCAGTATCGTTAATGGTTGCAACAGATTTAACAAAAGATACGAACATTGAAATCGGTGCTCAAAACATGTATTTTGAAGAAAATGGAGCATACACTGGTGAAATCGCACCAAATATGTTGACAGAAATCGGTGTAAAATATGTAGTTATCGGTCATTCAGAGCGCCGCGAATATTTTGCAGAAACAAATGAAACCGTTAACAAAAAAGTGCTTAAAGCTATTGAGCATGACCTTGTACCTATTCTTTGCTGTGGAGAATACCTTGAGCAACGTCAACAAGGCGTTACAATCGACTTGATTCGTCAACAAATCAAAATCGGATTAAAAGATGTTCAACCAGAAGATGCAAAAAAAGTTGTCATTGCTTATGAGCCAATCTGGGCAATAGGAACAGGCGTTACTGCAACAAGTGACCAAGCGGAAGAAGTATGCGCTGCAATTCGTGAATTATTAGTAGAGCTATATGGACAAGCAGTTGCAGACGAAGTACGCATTCAGTATGGTGGTTCAGTGAATGCCGCAAATGCAGCAGAATTATTTGCAAAACCAAACATTGATGGCGGTCTTGTTGGTGGAGCAAGTTTAAAAGCGGATTTTGGAAAAATTGTCAACTATAAATAG
- the nifU gene encoding Fe-S cluster assembly scaffold protein NifU has protein sequence MYTKKVMDHFTNPRNMGEIDHADGVGTVGNAKCGDIMRIYLKVENDIIQDVKFKTFGCGAAVATSSIATELVMGKTIEEALKITNDAVVEALDGLPKAKVHCSLLAEEALHAAIWDYAQKNNIQIEGLEPPQDTDDYDHHVEEEDDFE, from the coding sequence ATGTATACAAAAAAAGTTATGGACCACTTTACGAACCCAAGAAACATGGGTGAAATCGATCACGCAGATGGTGTAGGAACTGTTGGAAATGCAAAATGCGGTGATATTATGCGCATTTACCTTAAAGTTGAAAATGATATTATTCAAGACGTTAAGTTTAAAACTTTTGGTTGCGGCGCAGCAGTAGCAACAAGTAGTATTGCCACGGAACTTGTCATGGGAAAAACTATTGAAGAAGCGTTAAAAATAACTAATGATGCGGTTGTTGAAGCCTTAGATGGACTTCCAAAAGCAAAAGTGCATTGTTCATTATTAGCAGAAGAAGCTTTACATGCAGCTATATGGGACTATGCACAAAAGAATAATATTCAAATTGAAGGACTAGAGCCTCCACAAGATACAGATGACTATGATCACCATGTAGAAGAGGAAGATGATTTTGAATAA
- a CDS encoding DUF134 domain-containing protein yields the protein MPRPTKCRKISYVPKHKYFKPSEVDAVEEYQLKYEELEAMRLKDIEKLSQEQAAKLMQVSRQTFQNIIESARYKVALALVEGKAIRIEGGNYKIKECRIQCLHCGKEYRLEYMRDRQSCPMCASKKIQCKSKKQCCKIAEQEQA from the coding sequence ATGCCAAGACCGACAAAATGTCGTAAAATAAGTTACGTGCCAAAGCACAAATATTTCAAGCCATCCGAAGTCGACGCCGTCGAAGAATATCAATTAAAATATGAAGAGCTTGAAGCCATGCGACTTAAAGACATAGAAAAACTCTCACAAGAACAAGCGGCTAAATTAATGCAAGTCTCACGTCAAACATTTCAAAATATCATTGAAAGTGCAAGATACAAAGTAGCCTTAGCGCTTGTTGAAGGCAAAGCGATTCGTATTGAAGGTGGTAACTATAAAATAAAGGAATGTAGGATACAATGCCTTCACTGTGGCAAAGAATATCGGCTAGAATATATGAGAGATAGACAATCGTGTCCAATGTGTGCTTCAAAAAAGATTCAATGTAAATCAAAAAAACAATGTTGTAAAATTGCTGAACAAGAGCAAGCATAA
- the mnmA gene encoding tRNA 2-thiouridine(34) synthase MnmA, producing MILNKKVVVGMSGGVDSSVAAYLLKKQGYEVIGVTMQIWQDDDRSLMEENGGCCGLSAVDDARRVANVLEIPYYVMNFKEDFKRDVIDYFVKEYKQGRTPNPCIACNRYVKWESLLQRSIAIGADYIATGHYAKVVQLDNGRYTLKMSKTARKDQTYALYNLTQDQLARTLMPVGDYTKDEIREIAENISVRMANKPDSQEICFVPDNDYAKFIEEYSGDTFEPGNFVDTRGKIIGRHKGIVHYTIGQRKGLGLNLGRPGFVVDINPETKEVMVGTDDDVFSSGCVAMDVNLMAVESIEDGQELTAKIRYSHKPAKCKVRIREDQKMECIFEEKQRAITPGQAIVLYDDDVVVGGGTIIKRIE from the coding sequence ATGATTTTGAATAAAAAAGTTGTAGTAGGTATGTCCGGTGGGGTTGACTCATCGGTAGCTGCTTATTTATTAAAAAAGCAAGGCTATGAAGTCATAGGTGTTACGATGCAGATTTGGCAAGATGATGATCGGTCACTTATGGAAGAAAACGGCGGGTGTTGTGGGCTCTCAGCAGTTGATGATGCACGACGTGTAGCTAATGTACTAGAAATTCCGTATTATGTCATGAACTTTAAGGAAGATTTTAAGCGGGATGTTATTGATTATTTTGTTAAAGAGTATAAGCAAGGGCGTACACCAAACCCTTGTATCGCATGTAATCGCTATGTGAAATGGGAGTCGCTATTGCAGCGAAGTATAGCCATTGGAGCTGATTATATAGCTACAGGGCATTATGCCAAAGTTGTTCAATTGGATAATGGGCGTTATACACTTAAAATGTCAAAAACAGCCAGAAAAGATCAAACGTATGCACTGTATAACCTGACGCAAGATCAATTAGCAAGAACGTTGATGCCCGTTGGGGACTATACTAAAGACGAGATTCGAGAGATTGCAGAAAATATTAGTGTGCGTATGGCGAATAAGCCAGATAGTCAAGAGATCTGTTTTGTTCCAGACAACGACTATGCAAAGTTTATTGAAGAGTATTCAGGAGATACATTTGAACCGGGTAATTTTGTCGATACACGTGGTAAAATTATTGGGCGACACAAAGGTATTGTTCACTATACGATTGGACAACGTAAGGGATTGGGTCTTAATTTGGGACGCCCAGGTTTCGTTGTGGATATTAATCCGGAAACAAAAGAAGTTATGGTCGGAACGGATGATGATGTATTTTCAAGTGGCTGTGTTGCAATGGATGTGAATTTAATGGCTGTAGAGTCAATTGAGGATGGACAGGAACTAACGGCCAAAATCAGATATTCCCACAAACCAGCTAAATGTAAAGTGCGTATACGTGAAGATCAAAAAATGGAATGCATTTTTGAGGAAAAGCAGCGCGCGATTACACCGGGACAAGCCATTGTTTTATACGATGATGATGTCGTGGTTGGTGGTGGAACCATTATAAAACGTATTGAATAA
- a CDS encoding Na/Pi cotransporter family protein — protein MTTEMLHDVLFQLFSFLGGFGMFLYGMHIMAEGLQMSAGKKMKSLLAMLTSNRVIAVGLGALVTAIVQSSSATTVMVVGFVNAGLMNLFQATGIIMGANIGTTITSWIVSSSEWAAFLKPSEIAPLAVAIGVSLMLFGKNQTKKQVGEIIVGFGLLFIGLELMSSVIKPYRDSDVFKQAFIVLGENPFFGVLAGFVVTAIIQSSSASVGILQTLAMNGLVPWGAAVYIILGQNIGTCVTAMLSSIGANRTAKRAAVVHLLFNLIGTIVFVIGTLIFFNWINTSLASEIVNATDISIFHTIFNVSNTIIMFPFAKFLVKAAERIVPGTDVLDESDEAITLRHLDERILETPSFAVENSIKEVVRMGRIAKENLILATEALIQKDISKIEKVKATEKDVNKLDQLITGYLIKINNTPLTERQQLVVTHLFNSVNDIERIGDHATNIVELAEYNVNNELEFSDIAIKELTEMSEYTIETVEYALLARENNDQKLVSKVEDREDEIDAMEESLRESHIHRLSTYACQPQSSVVFLDVISNYERISDHALNLAYYVKDEVLL, from the coding sequence ATGACGACAGAAATGCTTCATGATGTATTGTTTCAACTATTTTCTTTTTTAGGTGGATTTGGTATGTTCCTTTATGGAATGCATATTATGGCTGAAGGACTTCAAATGTCTGCTGGTAAAAAGATGAAATCATTACTCGCCATGTTAACATCAAATCGCGTTATCGCTGTTGGACTAGGGGCACTTGTAACGGCAATTGTTCAAAGTAGTTCAGCAACGACGGTTATGGTTGTCGGATTTGTTAATGCAGGACTGATGAATTTGTTTCAAGCAACAGGAATTATTATGGGTGCCAACATTGGTACGACAATTACTTCTTGGATTGTATCAAGTTCTGAATGGGCTGCTTTTTTAAAGCCGTCTGAAATTGCCCCTCTTGCAGTTGCAATTGGTGTATCATTGATGTTGTTTGGTAAAAATCAAACAAAAAAACAAGTTGGGGAAATAATTGTAGGGTTTGGTTTACTGTTTATCGGTTTAGAATTGATGAGCTCAGTCATTAAGCCTTATCGTGATAGTGATGTATTTAAACAAGCTTTTATTGTCCTTGGTGAAAATCCATTTTTTGGTGTCTTAGCCGGATTTGTAGTTACAGCGATTATTCAAAGTAGTTCGGCTTCAGTGGGTATACTACAGACATTAGCAATGAATGGTTTAGTTCCATGGGGGGCAGCTGTATATATTATCTTAGGACAAAACATTGGTACATGTGTGACAGCGATGTTATCAAGTATAGGAGCAAATAGAACTGCCAAACGTGCAGCTGTTGTACATTTACTCTTTAACTTGATTGGTACAATAGTCTTTGTCATAGGTACACTCATCTTCTTTAATTGGATCAATACATCGTTGGCCTCTGAAATTGTTAATGCGACAGATATATCGATTTTCCACACGATATTTAATGTGTCAAATACAATTATTATGTTCCCATTTGCTAAGTTTTTGGTTAAAGCGGCTGAACGTATTGTGCCTGGAACAGATGTATTGGATGAATCAGACGAGGCGATTACATTACGTCATTTAGATGAACGTATTTTAGAGACACCAAGCTTTGCGGTTGAAAACTCAATTAAAGAAGTTGTTCGTATGGGACGTATTGCCAAAGAAAATTTGATACTAGCTACAGAAGCACTTATACAAAAAGATATCTCAAAAATTGAGAAAGTTAAGGCGACAGAAAAAGATGTCAACAAACTAGACCAATTAATTACAGGATATTTGATTAAAATTAATAACACTCCGTTAACAGAACGTCAGCAGCTCGTAGTGACCCATTTATTTAATTCGGTCAATGACATTGAACGTATTGGTGATCATGCAACCAATATTGTTGAATTGGCAGAATATAATGTAAATAATGAGTTGGAATTTTCGGATATTGCCATCAAGGAATTGACAGAAATGTCCGAATATACCATTGAGACAGTTGAATATGCATTGTTAGCACGAGAAAATAATGATCAAAAATTAGTCAGTAAAGTGGAAGATCGTGAAGATGAAATTGATGCGATGGAAGAATCTTTACGTGAATCCCATATTCATCGATTATCTACATATGCGTGTCAGCCTCAATCAAGTGTTGTGTTTTTAGATGTCATTAGCAATTATGAACGTATCTCGGATCATGCGTTGAACCTGGCATACTATGTTAAAGATGAAGTCTTATTATAA
- a CDS encoding sugar-binding domain-containing protein produces the protein MFPKMTLLYKIIPKEMDILKRRYYMLATIYSVQPIGRRMIAAKLNIGEKIVRSDIEFFRKEGYVNVSTSGMILTEAGINLLDQLKELMNELEGIKRLQEQLKTVFGSTDIHVVSGNSDEDPQALGNIGRSAAKLLQSLITNTSVVAITGGHTMKSVVKYIQPNNQSLEEMFVVPARGSLGNNVETQANTLVEEMAKKIGCHYKLLNLPDNLSEKAIISVSKDPKISQVIEQIKKANIIVFGIGNAEKMAYRRDLNKAVIDVLTERKAVAEALGYYFNKQGQIVYDSKTIGFHLDELKKNVHPIAVAGGESKALAVLSVRHFIQNGSIVLDEGCARKVLMLSKELNL, from the coding sequence ATGTTTCCCAAAATGACATTGTTATATAAAATAATCCCAAAAGAAATGGATATTCTTAAACGTAGATATTATATGTTAGCAACAATTTATTCGGTTCAACCGATTGGACGGCGTATGATTGCAGCAAAGTTAAATATCGGTGAGAAGATAGTACGCTCAGATATTGAGTTTTTTCGTAAAGAAGGCTATGTAAATGTTTCAACTAGTGGTATGATATTAACAGAGGCTGGTATCAATCTTTTAGATCAATTAAAAGAACTTATGAATGAACTTGAAGGCATTAAACGGTTACAAGAACAGCTAAAAACGGTGTTTGGTTCTACAGATATTCATGTGGTTTCCGGTAACTCAGATGAGGATCCACAAGCCCTTGGCAACATTGGACGAAGTGCTGCAAAATTATTGCAATCACTTATTACGAATACATCTGTGGTGGCTATAACCGGGGGCCATACGATGAAAAGTGTTGTAAAATATATTCAGCCCAATAATCAATCCTTAGAAGAAATGTTTGTCGTTCCGGCAAGAGGAAGCTTAGGCAATAATGTTGAGACACAAGCCAATACACTGGTTGAAGAGATGGCTAAAAAAATCGGCTGCCACTATAAATTGTTGAATTTACCGGATAATTTAAGTGAAAAAGCCATTATTAGCGTTTCAAAGGACCCAAAAATCAGCCAGGTCATTGAACAAATAAAAAAAGCAAATATTATTGTGTTTGGAATTGGTAATGCAGAGAAAATGGCCTATCGACGTGATTTAAATAAAGCAGTAATTGATGTGCTAACTGAGCGTAAAGCTGTGGCTGAGGCTTTGGGCTATTACTTTAATAAGCAAGGACAGATTGTATATGACTCTAAGACAATCGGTTTTCATTTAGATGAACTTAAGAAAAATGTTCACCCTATTGCAGTCGCAGGGGGAGAGAGTAAGGCGCTGGCGGTTTTATCCGTAAGGCATTTTATTCAAAATGGAAGTATTGTCCTTGATGAAGGTTGTGCAAGAAAGGTATTAATGTTATCCAAAGAACTAAATTTATAG